In a single window of the Rhizobium etli CFN 42 genome:
- a CDS encoding ArsR/SmtB family transcription factor, translated as MERSFLTIAAGENSEAIRALSAPARIEILKLLCAKGPLNINDIAQALSLPQSTVATGIQILEDAGLVDSRLAKARKGNQKICSAVYSEILISFEESAAQRANNVIEVEMPVGLYTSCDVHAPCGLCSTESVIGPLDVPDYFLDPQRMQAGLVWFGRGYVEYKFPNNAKVLNKDIRAIEFSLELSSEVPGTNPDWPSDITLWVNGMAIGTWTSPGDYGDKRGAFTPAWWKLEGSQYGMMKTWRISTRGTFIDGVAASNVTLGDLALGQHSSIRLRVGIAENAGHTGGVNIFGRGFGNHGRDITMRLHV; from the coding sequence ATGGAACGTTCGTTTTTAACGATTGCCGCCGGCGAAAATAGCGAGGCCATACGGGCCCTGTCGGCGCCGGCGCGAATTGAGATACTCAAGCTGCTTTGCGCCAAGGGGCCTCTCAACATCAACGATATCGCGCAGGCGCTCTCCCTCCCCCAATCCACGGTCGCGACCGGGATCCAGATCCTCGAGGATGCCGGACTGGTCGATTCCAGGCTGGCCAAGGCGCGGAAAGGGAACCAGAAGATCTGCTCGGCGGTCTATAGCGAAATCCTGATCAGCTTCGAGGAAAGTGCCGCCCAGCGCGCCAATAATGTTATCGAAGTCGAGATGCCGGTCGGGCTCTATACCAGTTGCGACGTGCATGCGCCTTGCGGGCTTTGCTCGACCGAGAGCGTCATCGGGCCGCTTGATGTGCCCGATTATTTCCTTGATCCGCAGCGCATGCAGGCCGGACTCGTCTGGTTCGGCCGGGGCTATGTCGAGTACAAATTCCCGAACAATGCCAAGGTGTTGAACAAGGACATTCGCGCCATCGAATTTTCACTGGAGCTGTCGTCGGAGGTGCCCGGCACCAATCCGGACTGGCCGTCCGACATCACGCTCTGGGTCAACGGCATGGCGATCGGCACCTGGACGTCGCCCGGTGATTACGGCGACAAGCGCGGCGCCTTCACGCCGGCCTGGTGGAAGCTCGAAGGGTCGCAATATGGGATGATGAAGACCTGGCGGATCTCGACGCGCGGCACTTTCATCGACGGCGTGGCGGCGTCGAATGTCACGCTCGGCGATCTGGCGCTCGGCCAGCACTCCTCCATCCGCCTGCGTGTCGGCATCGCCGAAAATGCTGGCCATACCGGCGGCGTCAACATCTTCGGCCGCGGCTTTGGCAATCACGGCCGCGACATCACCATGCGGCTGCATGTGTGA
- a CDS encoding polysaccharide pyruvyl transferase family protein encodes MNHLGEVVLQRQRQKLFEIVRKFVKPGQPYIIMDFPSTTDPGRHASWLGLLEVLKKVTGRIPVLTCSASQNIDEIKATPGDAPIFICGWSHFGDLRAGRDDIRCRLMWKYPDRTIIQMPQSIHFANEALKEYAKRSIGRHRNFFCITRDDQSFELARANFDCDVESGPDTAFGIETLKPFEADPLRVLYVMQPLEDDVDIAKARAIVDGPLTNWINGSGRLSRMRMSSVVSAALRYGFSRSAMMVQHREEVAARYVAYGVRILSGAQRIITNQLHGHILCLLLNKPHIAVARDGSRLHAFISSQTGDTPLVEKATNASEIFAAMSRLPYEIGGTWYKSSRPMNLSPSIPTPDLVPQPSTV; translated from the coding sequence ATGAATCATCTTGGTGAAGTCGTTCTGCAAAGACAAAGACAAAAATTATTTGAGATAGTAAGGAAATTTGTAAAACCTGGACAGCCATACATAATAATGGACTTTCCATCAACAACAGATCCGGGACGCCATGCAAGTTGGCTCGGTCTTCTGGAAGTATTGAAAAAAGTAACGGGCCGAATTCCTGTCCTTACGTGCAGCGCATCTCAGAATATAGACGAGATAAAAGCAACGCCGGGCGACGCTCCCATATTCATTTGCGGCTGGAGCCATTTTGGAGATTTGCGGGCGGGCAGGGATGATATTCGGTGCCGTTTGATGTGGAAATATCCGGATCGGACAATCATCCAGATGCCGCAATCGATTCACTTCGCAAACGAGGCGCTCAAGGAGTACGCCAAACGCAGCATTGGAAGACATCGCAACTTTTTTTGCATAACGCGCGATGACCAGAGCTTTGAGCTGGCAAGAGCAAACTTTGATTGTGACGTCGAGTCTGGCCCGGACACGGCATTCGGTATCGAGACGCTCAAACCCTTCGAAGCTGATCCCCTTAGAGTGTTGTATGTGATGCAGCCTCTTGAGGACGATGTCGATATCGCCAAGGCGCGAGCGATTGTTGACGGCCCCCTGACCAACTGGATTAACGGTTCAGGTCGTTTGTCGCGCATGCGCATGTCGAGTGTGGTCAGCGCAGCACTGCGATATGGCTTCAGCCGCTCAGCGATGATGGTCCAGCATCGCGAGGAGGTCGCTGCCCGTTATGTAGCTTATGGCGTGAGGATTCTGTCCGGCGCGCAACGGATAATTACCAACCAATTACACGGTCATATTCTCTGTCTCTTGCTCAATAAGCCGCATATCGCGGTCGCGAGAGACGGAAGCCGTCTGCACGCTTTCATCAGTAGCCAGACCGGCGACACCCCCCTGGTCGAGAAAGCGACGAATGCGAGCGAGATTTTCGCAGCAATGTCTCGCCTGCCCTATGAGATCGGCGGAACCTGGTACAAGTCGAGCCGACCCATGAACCTGAGTCCCAGCATTCCCACCCCCGATCTAGTCCCTCAACCTTCCACAGTCTGA